Proteins from one Juglans microcarpa x Juglans regia isolate MS1-56 chromosome 6S, Jm3101_v1.0, whole genome shotgun sequence genomic window:
- the LOC121237767 gene encoding scarecrow-like protein 18, whose product MFMASLNSSNHDQQEEDPGTDLQYNHQIIPEPSREGFISAVSNATHMRQLLTRCAELISRSDFSAAHRLVSILSGNSSPYGDSVERLVHQFAKALSLRLKNCCYAAAAAATTTTSAASASIIMASTPTTAAATALSNDRNNVDMTEPEEHLQSCYLSLNQITPFVRFSHLTANQAILEAIDEGQKAIHILDFDIMNGLQWPPLMQALAERSYPPPMLRITATGHDLNILHKTGDRLLKFAQSLGLRFQFHPLLLFGNSNDVPAFPPALALLPEEALAVNCVLYLHRLLRDDSRGLRLFLHKIKALNPKVVTIAEREANHNHPLFMQRFVEALDHYTAVFDSLEATLPPNSRERVTVEQVWFGREIMDIVAAEGNNRRERHERYESWEVMLRSSGFSNVPLSPFALSQAKLLLRLHYPSEGYQLQIRNDSLFLGWRNRALFSVSSWQ is encoded by the coding sequence ATGTTCATGGCATCACTCAATTCCTCAAATCATGATCAACAGGAAGAGGACCCCGGCACAGATCTGCAATACAACCATCAGATTATCCCCGAACCATCTCGGGAAGGTTTCATCTCAGCAGTGTCGAATGCAACCCACATGCGTCAATTACTTACTCGTTGCGCTGAGCTCATCTCTAGGTCCGACTTCTCCGCTGCTCACCGCCTCGTCTCCATTTTGTCCGGTAACTCGTCCCCTTATGGAGACTCCGTTGAGAGGTTGGTCCACCAGTTTGCCAAAGCCCTCTCCCTCCGCCTTAAAAATTGCTGCTACGCTGCGGCTGCCGCTGCAACGACCACCACCAGTGCAGCATCAGCATCCATAATAATGGCGAGTACTCCAACGACGGCCGCTGCTACTGCATTATCTAACGATAGGAACAATGTAGACATGACAGAGCCAGAGGAGCATCTTCAGTCATGCTATCTATCGTTGAACCAAATAACCCCATTCGTCAGGTTCAGCCATCTGACAGCCAACCAAGCCATCTTGGAAGCCATAGACGAAGGGCAGAAGGCCATCCACATCCTTGATTTTGACATCATGAACGGTCTGCAATGGCCTCCTCTGATGCAGGCCCTTGCCGAGCGCTCCTACCCTCCTCCTATGCTTCGCATCACCGCCACAGGCCACGATCTAAACATCCTACACAAGACCGGCGACCGCCTTTTGAAGTTCGCCCAGTCCCTCGGCCTCAGGTTTCAGTTCCACCCGCTTCTCCTCTTTGGTAACAGCAACGACGTCCCAGCTTTTCCTCCCGCGCTTGCTCTCCTACCAGAAGAAGCCCTTGCGGTCAACTGCGTGCTTTATCTGCACAGGCTCCTTAGGGATGACTCCCGTGGCCTACGCCTCTTCCTCCACAAAATCAAGGCCTTGAACCCCAAGGTGGTTACCATTGCCGAGAGAGAGGCCAACCACAACCACCCTCTCTTCATGCAGAGATTCGTGGAGGCCTTGGACCACTACACGGCAGTCTTTGACTCCCTGGAGGCCACGTTGCCCCCGAACAGCCGGGAGAGGGTTACTGTCGAGCAGGTATGGTTCGGAAGAGAGATCATGGACATCGTCGCTGCAGAGGGAAACAACAGAAGAGAAAGGCACGAGAGATACGAATCGTGGGAGGTGATGCTTCGGAGCTCGGGCTTTTCCAATGTTCCCTTGAGCCCCTTCGCGCTTTCGCAGGCCAAACTCCTCCTGAGGCTCCACTATCCTTCTGAGGGTTATCAGCTGCAAATTCGCAACGACTCTTTATTCCTTGGCTGGCGGAATCGAGCTCTTTTCTCAGTATCTTCCTGGCAGTGA